A region of the Amycolatopsis sp. cg13 genome:
ACGTCGAGGTCAACCTTCCCGCCGCGGCAGGCGAGCTCGTCACCGTGGTCGAGTCGGCCGCGTGGGACGAGCCCGGCACCGTGCACCTGGCGCAGGCGACCCCAGGCAACAGCGGCGACAACCGCGTCACCACGGACGGTTCCGGCGTCGAGGTCCCGGCGGTGCGGCTGGATTCCGTGCCCGAGGTGACCGAGCAGCGGATCAGCCTGGTGAAGGTCGACCTGCAGGGCCGCGACCACCGCGCGCTGGCGGGGCTGGCCGAGGTGCTGCGCCGCGACCGGCCGCACGTCGTGTGCGAGTTCGACCCGGGCGCGATCGCGGAGCTGGGCGACGACCCGGCCGCCGTGCTCGCCGGGTACCGCTCGCTCGGCTACACGCCGAAGGTGGTCACCGACGACGGTCCGGCCGACGAGGTGCTCGAAGACCCGGCGATCATCGCCGCGGCCAAGGCGGACGAGAAGGAATTCGTCACGCTCTGGCTCGCGCCCTGAGCTGATCGCGCACGTGGCGGCTCAAGGCGCCACGTGCGCGATGGTCAGCAAAAACGCGCCGTACCAAGCACTTCCGACGGTGATCACCGGCAGCAGCACGGCCAGCACCCGGTTGGGCAGCTTCGCCAGCACGAGCGCGACCGGCACGGTCAGCACGAACGCCGGCAGCAGGAAACGCGCGCGGGACTGGAAGAAGTTCGACGAGCACAGCGCGATCACCACGGTGAGCGTGCCGTAGATCTGCCACGGCAACGGCAGCCGCGTCGCCCAGGTCCAGAACTGCAGCACCACCGCGGCGAGCACGACGAGCGCGGTCACGGTGATCCAGCTGGCCTCGTCCGAGGTGAGGCCTTCGCGGACCTGGGTCCAGGTGAAGACGCCGAAGTCGAAGTGCATCTGCCACGCGTTCTGCAGCCAGAACCAGCCGTCCGGGCGGCCGGTCTGGATCCATACGTAGCCGAGGTAGCCCAGTAATCCGAGCGGCGCGAGCAGCCCGCCGACCCACGGCCGCCAGCCGTCGCGGCGCTGGAAAACGGCGATGAGCGCGGCGACGGCGACCGCGGCGATCAACGCGCCGGAACTGGCCCGGGTCAGCCCGGCCAGCACCGCGAACCCGCCCGCGACCAGCCATTCGCGCCGCGCGAGCATCACGAACGTCCAGGCCACGAGCGCCATCAGCAGCGATTCCGAGTACGCCAGATGCAGCGCCGTCGACCCCGGCCCGATCGACCACAACACGGCGACCAGCAGGCCCACGCGCGGTCCGGCGAGGTCGCGGCCCAGCACGAACAGACCCCACGCGGCCGCGCATCCGGCCAGCAGCGAGATCGTCATCCCGGCCACGATCGGCGGGATCCCGACCAGCGTCAGCAGCGCCACTGTCGCCGGGTAGAGCGGGAAGAACACCAGGCTGTTCTCGACCGGCAAACCGTCGGTGCCGAGCGTGATCGGCTGGTCGTAGCCGTGCTGCGCGACCGAGAGGAACCAGTTCGCGTCGAAGTTGTCGATGAACCGGCCCGGCGACACGTCGGCCTTCCAGCTCATCATCCACAGCACGCCGAACGCGACGACCTGGAACAGCAGGTAGAGGCTGATCGCCGGGGCGGCTTGGCGGAACGCGGCGCGCAGGGTCGGCGAACGCTCGACGGCTCCGTCGAGACTGGACTGCTGCACGCTCCCCGAACTCCTGAACACCTAGCGCGAAACCGGACGAATTCCTGCCTGATCGTACCTGGCGGCCGCATAATCCGAGGCCAGAACGGGTGTTGTGACTTATCCCCCGCTTACCGCCAATTGCGGGGAGTACCTCCGGGCCGGGGGTGCGAGGCGGTAGCCTTCACGACGTTGCCGGTAGCGGAAGACGGGGGTGATCACGCTGGCCGAGCCGGATTCCGCTGCCTTGGCCGAGCCGTCGTCCGCACCGCCGAAGAAGACCCGGATCGTCTTCATCGACATCGGGCGCGGCCTCGGCGCGCTGCTGGTCTTCTACAGCCACATCGCCCATCCGTGGATCATCGCGAAGAACGACAAAGCCCCGTACGTCGACTTCATCGAGGCGCTCACGAGCGATCCGATGCACATGTCGAAGCAGGGCATCGGGCAGATCGCGGTGCCGTTCTTCTTCCTGGTCAGCGGTTTCGTCGTGACACCGATCGCGCTGCGCCAGGGTACCGGGCGATTCGCGCTCAACCGGTTCATCCGCGTCTACGCGCCGATGCTGTTCGTGGTGCTGCTGACGGTGTTCCTGCTGCTGGTGAAACTGCACCCGCCGTCAACCGGGCAGGCGCAGACGCTGAACCCGCTCACCGTCTTCACCAACACCACGCTGGCCAACTACCTGATCTTCCCGCAGGTCGTGCTGGTGCCGGTGGCCTGGACGATGATCGTCGAGGTCATCTTCTACCTGCTGCTGATGGCGGTGCTGCCGCTGCTGCGCCGGTGGGTGTGGCTCGGGATCGCGGTGGAGCTGACGTTCGTCTTCGTGGTGATGATGAGCCGGTCGCAGTTCGGGCCGTCGTGGTCGCTGTTCGCGGTGAACGTCTCGTACCTGCCCGCGATGCTGATCGGCCAGATCGTCTGGGCGACGACCAAGAAGCAGATCCCGCTGTGGACGGGCGCGCTGTACGGCGGCTGCGCGTGGTCGCTGTACGTGCTGGCGGACGTCATCGACGTCGGCCGCGTGGACAGTTCGTACAACCTCGCGCTGGCCTTCGCCGTCGCCTGCTTCCTGATGGGCATGTTCGCCGAGGACCGGCTGAAGCAGCGCAAGATCTGGACCATGCTGTCCGAGCGCAGCTATTCGATCTACCTGCTGCACATGCTGGTCACGTTCGTGCTGCTGCAGTTGCTGCGCCCGGCGGTGCCGCTGCCGATCGCCCTGCTGATCGTGATCCCGGCGGTGTTCGGGGTGGTGGAGTTCAGCTACCGGTTCGTGGAGCGGCCGAGCCACTCCCTGGCGCGGCGGTTGTCGCACCGGCCGAAGCCGCCTCCGCCCGCGCCGGAAACGCCCGAACCTCCGGTCGAGCCGCCGGTCGAAACGCCGGGGGAAAAGACTCAGCTCGTCGACGACTCCGAAGTGACCCTCGAGATCCCGAGGATTCCCGCCGACCCGACGCCGCCGCGTCGTCCGGCGCCTCGGCCGCGTCCGGTGCCGAACGGGCGGATGCCGAGGAACGGCGCTCCACCGCCCAACGAAGCTCAGCCGCGCACGATGGCCCCTCGGGCGAACGGCGGTGCGCACCGGGCGCGTCCCGTCACCGAATCAGGCGTCGACCGCACCGCGGAACCGCCGGTGCGCCGGCCGATGCCGCCGCGCCGGCGGCCGTCAGCTCCGCCGGAGCTGCGCTACCAGCCGGACCAGGAAAACCAGGGCCAGCGCGGCGACCAAGACGATCTCCCACGCCACCGGGACTCCTTCCGCCACACCCCTCGCTGAGAAGTGATGCTCTTCCTGTAGGGCGTGCGAGGGTGGGAGGGCGTTCACCGACACGGCGTAACTCACACTCCCGGCTTAGCTCATCAGTGCGAGACCTCGTGAGTGTTTATGCCGGTTCTAACCGGGATAAACACTCACGAGCCGCGGCGCGGGGTGACGAGGCCGGATTCGTACGCCAGCACCACCAGCTGTGCCCGGTCCCGAGCGCCGATCTTGGTCATGATGCGGCTGACGTGCGTCCGCGCGGTCGCCGTGGAGATCACCAGGTGGGCGGCGATTTCGTCGTTCGACAACCCGCCTGCGACCAGCGCCAGCACCTCGCGTTCGCGTTCGGTCACCTCCTGCACGGCCGAGGTGTCGATCCGCCGGTGCTCCGGCCGTCCGACGATTTCGGCGATCAACCGGCGCGTGACGGTCGGGGCGAGCAGCGCCTCCCCCGCCGCGACGACGCGCAGCGCGTGCAGGAGCTCGACCGGTTCGGTGTCCTTCAGCAGGAAGCCGCTGGCCCCGGCGCGGAGTGCCTCGTAGACGTACTCGTCGACGTCGAAAGTGGTCAGGACCAGGACTTTCACCCCGGCGAGGTCGGGATGCGAGGTGATCCGGCGGGTCGCTTCGAGACCGTCGGTGCCGGGCATCCGGATGTCCATCACGACGATGTCCGGCCGGTGCTCGACCGCCTGCGCGACGGCCTGCTCGCCGTCGCTCGCCTCGCCGGCCACCTCGAAGCCGTCCTCGGTGTCCAGCAGCAGCCGGAATCCGGCGCGGACCAGGGCCTGGTCGTCGGCCAGTACGACGCGGATGGTCATTTCTCCCCCTCCACGGGCAGTTCCGCCCGCACCTGGAAACCCTGCCCGGTGACGCTCGCCTCGACACCGCCGCCTAGCGCCGTCGCGCGTTCCCGCATGCCGCGCAGCCCGTGCCCGGGCGTCGGCTGGACGGTGCCGCGGCCGTCGTCGCGCACGATCAGGACCAGCGTGCCCGGCTTCCGTTCGAAGCGGACCTCGACGCGCTGAGCCCCGTCGGCATGCCGGACGACATTGGTGAGCGACTCCTGCAGGATCCGGTACGCCGCGCCGTCCACCGGTGCGGGCAAATCGCCGGCTTCGCCGTGCAGTTCGACTGCCAGCCCGGCGGCGCGCGCGTGGTCAAGCAGCTCTTCGACCTGCGCAAGACTCGGCGCGGGCGCGCGATTCTCGCCGGAACGCAGCACCGCGAGCGTCGCGCGGAGGTCATTGAGGGCGGACGCGCTGGCTGCCTTGATGTTAAGCAGCGCTTCCTTCGCCTCCTCCGGTCGCCGATCCGCGACGTGCGCAGCGACGCCCGCCTGGACGTTGATCATGGCGAGGCTGTGTGCGACGACGTCGTGCACCTCGCGTGCGATGCGGAGCCGCTCCTGCTCGGCCATCCGGTGCCGGTGCTCGTCGGCCTGCTCACGCCGGGCCGCGACAGCCGCGAACTGGAACCGGACCGCGGTCGCGATGCCGATCACGGCGGCCATCCACACCACGGCGAACAGCGCCGAGACACTGATGGCAAACGTTTGCGCGACGACGATGTGGGTCACGTACGCCGCCACGAGGACAGCCGCGCCAGTGCTTCCGGCGACCACCGGGCCCTTCCGCCGAGTGAGCACGAAGAGCGCGACCGTGGGGACGATGATCACCGGCCCGCCCGGCTCGGGCGACAGGTAGTACGCATACGCCGAGGCCGCGGTGAGCACGAAGAGCGGCAGCGGGTAGCGGTGGACGAGCAGCAAAGTCAGCACGGTCGCGGCCAGCCACGCAGCACCGAGCGGGCTCAGCGGATGCGGAGCGTGCTGCCAGCGACCGGACGCGCTGGAGCCGCCGAGCACGAAGGCGAGCACCACGAAGGTCCGGAACACCCGCCCGAACCACGGGTTCTGCGCCCGCCACCAGTAGTGCATGGAGCGAAAACTACCGGGGAAGGCGGGCGGGCGCGTCCGTCGTGAAGCGCGGGATTCGGATACGCGTGGCGCGGTATGTCGAGAACTCCCGAGCGGCTCCGTTCACTGGTCAAACGGCGAAAAAGGAGACTGTGATGGGCGAGGTAGTGGCCGGGGCGAGCATGTCGCTGGACGGTTTCGTGGCGGGACCGGGCGAATCGGGGTTCGATCTGCTCTTCGGCTGGACGGGCAACGGCACCGAGGAGGTCCCGACGGCGCAGCCGGGACGCGCGCTGCGCATGTCCCCGGCCAGCGCGAAAGTGATGCGCGCGCAGCTGGAATCGACCGGGGCGCTGCTCGTCGGCAGGCGGCTGTTCGACCTGACCTCGGGCTGGGGCGGCATGCATCCGTTCGGCGGGCCGGTGGTCGTGGTGACGCATCAGCCGCCTGCCGGATGGGAGGACTCGCCGTTCACCTTCGTCACCGAAGGCATCGAGGTCGCGGTGGCGCGCGCGAAAGAACTGGCCGACGGCCGCGACGTCGGCGTGAACGCGGGCGAGATGGCGCGGCAATGCCTGGAGGCCGGACTGCTCGACGCGTTGCACATCGATCTGGTGCCGGTGCTGCTCGGCGGCGGCGTGCCGTTCTTCGGCGAGTTCGGCCTGGGACCGGTGCGCCTCGGCGATCCGGACATCACCCCCGGCGAGGGCGTGACCCACCTGCGCTACCGCGTGGTCGGCACGAACTCCCGCAGCTTCTCCAGCGTCTCGTCATTCGCCGGGGTGTAGACCGACATCCGGATTTCCGAGCGGCGGCCGGCGTAGAGGTAGGTGAAGTCGAACGTCAGCAGACCCGCCTCGGGGTGCAGGTACCGCTTGCTCTTGGCCTGCTCGGTGTTCACGTCGTGCTGGCTCCACAGCTCCTCGAAGCACGGCGACTCCGCCCGGAGCCGTTTGACCAGCGACTTCCAGCCGGGTTCGCCCATGTGCTCGGCCATCGCCGCGCGGAAGGACGAGACCATTCGCGGCACGTTCTGCTCCCAGTCGACCATCCGCTCTTTCCACTGCGGATTGAGCAGGCACTGCACGAGCGTGTTGCGTTCCTCGTACGGGATCTCGTCGACGCCGCCCATCAGCCAGTCGTAGCCGGCGTTGTGACCGAGCACGTCGAAGCGCGCGTTGCGGACCGCGACCGGGAACGGTTCCAGTTGGACCATCATGTCCTGCATCGACGGCGTGATCGCGGAGCAGTGCTTCTTCTCCGTCACCGGCTCCGGCGCGCCGGCGAGGGTGAACAGGTGCACGTGCTCGTGCGGGTCGAGGCGGAGCGTGCGGGAGATCGCGCTGAGCACCTGCTCGGACGCGTTGATGTCGCGGCCCTGTTCGAGCCACGTGTACCAGGTGACGCCCACCCCGGCGAGCTGCGCGACCTCCTCGCGGCGCAGCCCCGGCGTGCGCCTGCGGCCGCTGAGCGGCAGGCCGACCTGCTCGGGCGTGATCCGGCCGCGCCGGTTGCGGAGGAACTCTCCCAGTTCGGTCCGGCGCAGGCGGTCTTCGATGCCAGTGGTCACGAATACCAGGTAAGCACACCGCCGACCCTGTTACCAGGTAGTCGTGGTACCAGGATAAAAGCACACCTGGTACCAGGGTCTCGCGCGGCGGAACGTAGTACTCATGACGACTACCACCCCTGCCCCGGCGACGGCCACCGCTGCTGTCGGGACGCCGGAACGGACGGGACTCACGTCCGCCGGCTTGATCACCGTGCTGCTGGGGGCAGCGCTGCCGATCATCGACTTCTTCATCGTCAACGTCGCCCTGCCCACGATCGATGCCGACCTGCACGCGTCCACCGCGACCCTCGAACTGGTCGTCGCGGGCTACGGCATCGCGTACGCGGTGCTGCTCGTGCTCGGCGGACGGCTTGGCGACACCTTCGGCCGCCGCCGGCTCTTCCTGCTTGGCCTGACGCTCTTCACGCTCACCTCGCTGGCCTGCGGCGTCGCCCCGGACGCCGCCACGCTGGTCATCGCCCGCGTCGCACAGGGAGCGGCTTCGGCGATGCTGCTTCCGCAGGTGCTGTCGATCATCCAGGCCGGGACCACCGGCGAACGGCGCTCGCGGGCGATCGGCATGTACGGCGCGACCGGCGGCATCGCCACCGTGGTCGGGCAGCTGCTCGGCGGCGCGCTGGTGGCGGCCAACGTGTGGGACCTGAGCTGGCGGCCGATCTTCCTGGTCAACGTGCCGATCGGCATCATCGGGCTGCTGCTCGCGCGCCGCACGGTGCCGGACAGCCGGGCGAGCAACCCGCTCGGCGTCGACCGCTGGGGCACCGTGCTGCTGGCCGTTTCGCTGCTGTCGCTGCTGATCCCGATCATGGAAGGCCGCGCGCTCGGCTGGCCGTGGTGGAGCATCGCGCTGCTGGTGATCTTCCCGTTCGCCGCGTTCGGCTTCGCCCGCGTGGAGCGGAAGCTGGAAGCCGCGGGCGGCACTCCGTTGCTCCCGCCGGCTCTGCTGCGCACCGCGAGCGTGCGGCACGGGCTGACTGTCGCGGTGCCGTTCTTCTGCGCGTTCGGTTCGTTCATGTTCGTCTACGCGGTGACCCTGCAGAACGGCCTGCACCTCGGCCCGCTCGGCGCCGGACTGGCGTTGACCCCGATGGCCGTCGCGTACTTCACGACCTCGCTGGTCAGCAGCCACCTGGTCGCCCGGTTCGGCCGCAAGATCGTGCCGATCGGCGGGCTGATCCTCACCGTCGGCCTGCTCGCGCTCGCCGGAACCGCACTGCTGGACTGGCCTGATCTGTCGATCTGGCAGCTGGCCCCGGCGATGGTGCTGATCGGCGTCGGCAACGGGCTCGCGATGAGCACGCTGTTCCGGGTGGTGCTTTCGCGAGTGCCCGCCGACCTGGCGGGTGTCGGCGGCGGCGTGCTGACCACGACCCAGCAGACGTCGCTGGCGCTGGGCGTCGCGGTGCTGGGCAGCCTGTTCGCCAGCTTGAGTGTCCCCGGCGCGATGGGCTACCAAGGCGCGTTTGCGCTGGTCATCGGGATCTTGGCGGCGCTCGCACTGCTGGTGTCCGGACTGGCGCGGAAGCTGCCGGACCCGCGCTGAGAAATTCGTCCGACGGAAAACCCCGCTCCCGGACGACGATGGAGATGTGACGGAACCTCGGGTGCAGCCAGACCCGGCCTTCGCGCTGCTCGGCCTCTACGAGAAGGCCCTGCCGGAGGTCTATGGCTACCTGCTCGCGAGGTGCGGCAACCGCGTGCTGGCGGAGGAACTGACGTCCGAGACGTTCCTGAGCGCGGTCGCCGCTTGCCGCAGGGAGCACGCGCCGCCGGTGAGCACCCCCTGGCTGATCGGGGTGGCCCGGCACAAACTGGCCGATCACTGGCGGCGCGCCGAACGGGAACAGCGCGGGCTGCGGCTCGTGCACGACGCCGGATGCGACGTCGAGGATCCCTGGGACGAACAGCTCGACGCCCTGCGCGCGCGGCAGGTGCTCGAAGCGCTGGCGGTCCCGCATCGGGCGGTGCTCACCCTGCGGTACGTCGACGGCCTTCCGGTGCGCGACGTCGCCGCGCACCTCGGCCGGACCATCCACGCGACGGAGGCGTTGCTGACGCGGGCCAAGACCGCGTTCCGCCGCGGCTACCAGGAGAAGGAGGGACGTGATGGCTGAACCGTTCGACGCGCTCGCGCTGCCCTCGACTCCGGCCGATCCCGATCCGGCCTTCGCCGAGCAGCTGCGGGACGACCTCCGCCGCCTGATCCTGAACGGAGCGGAGATGACCACCACCGAAACCACGCAGGCGCGAGCGGGTGCGCTGACGCCGTACCTGGTCGTGACCGATGCCCGGGCCGCGCTCGACTTCTACGTCGAGGTCTTCGGCGCGCGCCGCCGGTCCGATCCGATCGTGATGGACGACGGCCGGGTCGGGCACGCCGAACTGGACATCGGCGGCAGCGTGCTGATGCTGGCCGAGGAATTCCCCGAACTGGGCAACGTCGTCGCTCCCGAGGGCGGCGCGATGGTGCGCGTCGAGGTGCCCGATCCCCACGGCGCGGCGCAGCGCGCGGTGGAGCTGGGCGCGGAACTGCTGCGTCCGGTCGAGGACCGCGGCTACGGGCTGAACGGCGTGCTCAAGGACCCGTACGGCCAGCGCTGGCTGGTCGGAAAGGCCGCGCCACAAGCGAAAACGCCCGGCGAACGCACGTATCGGCACGGCGAGGCCGGGTACTTCACCTTCCAGGTGCCCGACGAAGTCCGGGCCAAGGCGTTCTACGGCGCGGTGCTCGGCTGGCAGTTCAACCAGGGCAGCCTGCCGACCGCGTGGCGCATCGAGGGCCACGGCCTGCCCGGCGGGCTGTGGGGCGGGTCGGAACTGCAGACCGGATGGAAGCTGATGTTCGCCGTCGACGACCTCGAGGCCGCGCTCGCCCGGGTGCGCGAGCAGGGCGGCCGGGCGGGCGA
Encoded here:
- a CDS encoding MFS transporter, with the translated sequence MTTTTPAPATATAAVGTPERTGLTSAGLITVLLGAALPIIDFFIVNVALPTIDADLHASTATLELVVAGYGIAYAVLLVLGGRLGDTFGRRRLFLLGLTLFTLTSLACGVAPDAATLVIARVAQGAASAMLLPQVLSIIQAGTTGERRSRAIGMYGATGGIATVVGQLLGGALVAANVWDLSWRPIFLVNVPIGIIGLLLARRTVPDSRASNPLGVDRWGTVLLAVSLLSLLIPIMEGRALGWPWWSIALLVIFPFAAFGFARVERKLEAAGGTPLLPPALLRTASVRHGLTVAVPFFCAFGSFMFVYAVTLQNGLHLGPLGAGLALTPMAVAYFTTSLVSSHLVARFGRKIVPIGGLILTVGLLALAGTALLDWPDLSIWQLAPAMVLIGVGNGLAMSTLFRVVLSRVPADLAGVGGGVLTTTQQTSLALGVAVLGSLFASLSVPGAMGYQGAFALVIGILAALALLVSGLARKLPDPR
- a CDS encoding RNA polymerase sigma factor, producing MTEPRVQPDPAFALLGLYEKALPEVYGYLLARCGNRVLAEELTSETFLSAVAACRREHAPPVSTPWLIGVARHKLADHWRRAEREQRGLRLVHDAGCDVEDPWDEQLDALRARQVLEALAVPHRAVLTLRYVDGLPVRDVAAHLGRTIHATEALLTRAKTAFRRGYQEKEGRDG
- a CDS encoding helix-turn-helix transcriptional regulator, with protein sequence MTTGIEDRLRRTELGEFLRNRRGRITPEQVGLPLSGRRRTPGLRREEVAQLAGVGVTWYTWLEQGRDINASEQVLSAISRTLRLDPHEHVHLFTLAGAPEPVTEKKHCSAITPSMQDMMVQLEPFPVAVRNARFDVLGHNAGYDWLMGGVDEIPYEERNTLVQCLLNPQWKERMVDWEQNVPRMVSSFRAAMAEHMGEPGWKSLVKRLRAESPCFEELWSQHDVNTEQAKSKRYLHPEAGLLTFDFTYLYAGRRSEIRMSVYTPANDETLEKLREFVPTTR
- a CDS encoding acyltransferase family protein; this translates as MITLAEPDSAALAEPSSAPPKKTRIVFIDIGRGLGALLVFYSHIAHPWIIAKNDKAPYVDFIEALTSDPMHMSKQGIGQIAVPFFFLVSGFVVTPIALRQGTGRFALNRFIRVYAPMLFVVLLTVFLLLVKLHPPSTGQAQTLNPLTVFTNTTLANYLIFPQVVLVPVAWTMIVEVIFYLLLMAVLPLLRRWVWLGIAVELTFVFVVMMSRSQFGPSWSLFAVNVSYLPAMLIGQIVWATTKKQIPLWTGALYGGCAWSLYVLADVIDVGRVDSSYNLALAFAVACFLMGMFAEDRLKQRKIWTMLSERSYSIYLLHMLVTFVLLQLLRPAVPLPIALLIVIPAVFGVVEFSYRFVERPSHSLARRLSHRPKPPPPAPETPEPPVEPPVETPGEKTQLVDDSEVTLEIPRIPADPTPPRRPAPRPRPVPNGRMPRNGAPPPNEAQPRTMAPRANGGAHRARPVTESGVDRTAEPPVRRPMPPRRRPSAPPELRYQPDQENQGQRGDQDDLPRHRDSFRHTPR
- a CDS encoding sensor histidine kinase, with product MHYWWRAQNPWFGRVFRTFVVLAFVLGGSSASGRWQHAPHPLSPLGAAWLAATVLTLLLVHRYPLPLFVLTAASAYAYYLSPEPGGPVIIVPTVALFVLTRRKGPVVAGSTGAAVLVAAYVTHIVVAQTFAISVSALFAVVWMAAVIGIATAVRFQFAAVAARREQADEHRHRMAEQERLRIAREVHDVVAHSLAMINVQAGVAAHVADRRPEEAKEALLNIKAASASALNDLRATLAVLRSGENRAPAPSLAQVEELLDHARAAGLAVELHGEAGDLPAPVDGAAYRILQESLTNVVRHADGAQRVEVRFERKPGTLVLIVRDDGRGTVQPTPGHGLRGMRERATALGGGVEASVTGQGFQVRAELPVEGEK
- a CDS encoding response regulator, whose protein sequence is MTIRVVLADDQALVRAGFRLLLDTEDGFEVAGEASDGEQAVAQAVEHRPDIVVMDIRMPGTDGLEATRRITSHPDLAGVKVLVLTTFDVDEYVYEALRAGASGFLLKDTEPVELLHALRVVAAGEALLAPTVTRRLIAEIVGRPEHRRIDTSAVQEVTEREREVLALVAGGLSNDEIAAHLVISTATARTHVSRIMTKIGARDRAQLVVLAYESGLVTPRRGS
- a CDS encoding dihydrofolate reductase family protein, which produces MGEVVAGASMSLDGFVAGPGESGFDLLFGWTGNGTEEVPTAQPGRALRMSPASAKVMRAQLESTGALLVGRRLFDLTSGWGGMHPFGGPVVVVTHQPPAGWEDSPFTFVTEGIEVAVARAKELADGRDVGVNAGEMARQCLEAGLLDALHIDLVPVLLGGGVPFFGEFGLGPVRLGDPDITPGEGVTHLRYRVVGTNSRSFSSVSSFAGV
- a CDS encoding VOC family protein — encoded protein: MAEPFDALALPSTPADPDPAFAEQLRDDLRRLILNGAEMTTTETTQARAGALTPYLVVTDARAALDFYVEVFGARRRSDPIVMDDGRVGHAELDIGGSVLMLAEEFPELGNVVAPEGGAMVRVEVPDPHGAAQRAVELGAELLRPVEDRGYGLNGVLKDPYGQRWLVGKAAPQAKTPGERTYRHGEAGYFTFQVPDEVRAKAFYGAVLGWQFNQGSLPTAWRIEGHGLPGGLWGGSELQTGWKLMFAVDDLEAALARVREQGGRAGEVENPPYGRTADCADNQGIEFWLWEQPRT